The following proteins are encoded in a genomic region of Helicobacter sp. MIT 21-1697:
- a CDS encoding outer membrane protein assembly factor BamD, giving the protein MKIYALMCLLFAYFMFFGCAKKEVEYNKSAAYWYEAIIKEINFGNLEGADGYFSSLQSEHINSPLIPEAMLILGQAHMEKDEYLLAAFYFDEYLKRYSSLDNQDYVRYLKILTNFYGFKNYSKDQEFMAQSIEDTKSFLQMYPHSRYAPYVEYIDLKFQLGQIELNRSIARVYQKQSKTQAQEEYLSRNDEELFANLKPKPSHIPWYVRIFNW; this is encoded by the coding sequence ATGAAAATATACGCCTTAATGTGTCTTTTATTTGCATATTTTATGTTTTTTGGCTGTGCAAAAAAAGAAGTTGAGTATAATAAATCAGCAGCCTATTGGTATGAAGCCATCATCAAAGAGATTAATTTCGGCAATCTTGAAGGTGCTGATGGTTATTTTTCATCTTTGCAAAGTGAGCATATTAATTCTCCACTCATTCCAGAAGCAATGCTTATACTTGGACAAGCCCATATGGAAAAAGATGAATACCTCCTTGCAGCCTTTTATTTTGATGAATATCTTAAACGTTACTCTTCTCTTGATAATCAAGACTATGTGCGCTATTTGAAGATTCTGACTAATTTTTATGGATTTAAAAATTACAGCAAAGACCAAGAATTTATGGCTCAAAGCATTGAAGATACAAAATCTTTTTTGCAAATGTATCCTCATAGTCGCTACGCACCTTATGTAGAATATATTGACTTGAAATTCCAACTTGGACAAATTGAACTTAATCGCTCTATTGCTCGTGTATATCAAAAACAAAGCAAAACACAAGCGCAAGAAGAATATTTAAGTCGCAATGATGAAGAGCTTTTTGCAAATCTTAAACCCAAGCCCTCGCATATCCCGTGGTATGTAAGAATCTTTAATTGGTAG
- the fliW gene encoding flagellar assembly protein FliW has translation MIFEVKSPILGFENVAKMKLEKIDDLFMKLYNAEGEVPHFTLVNPFLLREYEFDVPASIKILLDLSDAKNLLIANIMVIQQPIENSTINFLAPLIFNFDNLTMAQVVLDSTQYPLYSLNEPIGKYYDKEEAQKGEQAAPVRDSQKK, from the coding sequence ATGATTTTTGAAGTCAAATCACCGATTCTAGGTTTTGAGAATGTGGCGAAAATGAAGCTTGAGAAGATTGATGATTTGTTTATGAAGCTTTATAACGCTGAGGGTGAAGTGCCCCATTTTACACTTGTCAATCCGTTTTTGTTGCGAGAATATGAATTTGATGTGCCTGCAAGTATTAAAATTTTACTTGATTTAAGTGATGCAAAGAATCTTCTTATTGCTAATATTATGGTGATTCAGCAGCCTATTGAAAATTCTACAATTAATTTTCTTGCTCCTTTGATTTTTAATTTTGATAATCTTACAATGGCGCAAGTAGTGTTAGATAGTACGCAGTATCCTTTATATAGTTTAAATGAGCCTATCGGTAAATATTATGACAAAGAAGAGGCGCAAAAAGGTGAGCAAGCTGCACCTGTAAGAGATAGCCAAAAAAAATAA
- the lon gene encoding endopeptidase La, with product MNALNNEFPILMPLIVEDELFIYPFMIAPLFISDENNIKAADKAMKGNSLVFISSIRNDENQTFYNVGVIGSIMRKVALPDGRVKLLFKGLYRGKILQVIQTPKEPIQVEVDLIAYKEYENDKMSALLQVLREKVRHLANLDGHFPPDLLKSIDENHEPNRIVDLIASAMRLSTEQAYTLFAKDDVEERVLGLIEYVIEEIEAQKLQKEIKNKVHNKMEQVNKEYFLKEQLKQIQKELGADNTRDEEMEQYIQKLNSLKPYMSENAFKEVQKQIKRLSRMHQDSGDANILQNYVEWVLEIPFGQYANQKLSIENVAKQLDIDHYSLQKPKERIVEYFAVKELIAQRTHNTQGLSQSKRGRKPKGENTDKYEKGTILCFYGPPGVGKTSLANSIAKAIKRELVRIALGGLEDVNELRGHRRTYIGAMPGRITQGLIEAKEMNPVIVLDEIDKVGRSYRGDPTSVLLEILDPEQNHAFRDYYTNFDIDLSQVIFIATANDISTIPAPLRDRMEFISVSSYTPQEKFEIAKKYLIPQELEKHGLKPQELKISTPTLKLIIEKYTREAGVRNLRHNIAQIMRKVATLILKGEKSITLTPQNIEQFLDKIVFEISPTDKKNIVGIVNGLAWTSVGGDVLKIEAVKIKGKGTLTLTGSLGDVMKESAHIAHSVIKVLLDKKILKHNAKTSIYQHYDIHLHVPEGATPKDGPSAGIAMACVIASILTDSKIDTSVAMTGELTLRGNVLPIGGLREKLIAAHKAGIKTALIPQKNYERDLKDIPQEVLKKLKIIGVSDIKEVLDIALVK from the coding sequence ATGAATGCTTTAAATAATGAATTTCCCATACTTATGCCTTTAATTGTTGAAGATGAACTTTTTATTTATCCCTTTATGATTGCACCACTTTTTATTAGCGATGAAAACAACATCAAAGCCGCGGATAAAGCTATGAAAGGCAATAGTCTTGTATTTATTAGCTCTATACGCAATGATGAGAATCAAACATTCTACAATGTCGGCGTCATTGGTTCAATTATGCGCAAAGTCGCCCTCCCTGATGGGCGAGTAAAATTGCTTTTTAAAGGCTTATATCGTGGTAAGATACTTCAAGTGATTCAAACTCCTAAAGAACCTATACAAGTAGAAGTAGATTTGATTGCTTATAAAGAATATGAAAATGACAAAATGAGTGCTCTCTTGCAAGTGCTACGCGAAAAAGTGCGTCATCTTGCTAATCTTGATGGACATTTTCCGCCTGATTTGCTTAAAAGCATAGATGAAAATCACGAACCAAATCGTATTGTGGATTTAATCGCTTCAGCTATGCGCCTCTCCACAGAACAAGCCTACACACTTTTTGCCAAAGATGATGTAGAAGAGCGAGTATTAGGCTTAATTGAATATGTCATTGAAGAGATAGAGGCTCAAAAGCTCCAAAAAGAGATTAAAAACAAAGTTCATAATAAAATGGAGCAAGTCAATAAAGAGTATTTTCTCAAAGAACAATTAAAACAGATTCAAAAAGAACTTGGAGCAGATAATACTCGTGATGAAGAAATGGAGCAATATATACAAAAGCTTAATAGTCTCAAACCTTATATGAGCGAAAATGCTTTCAAAGAAGTGCAAAAGCAAATCAAACGCCTCTCTCGTATGCACCAAGATAGCGGTGATGCAAATATTTTACAAAACTATGTTGAATGGGTGCTTGAGATTCCATTTGGGCAATATGCTAATCAAAAACTCTCCATTGAAAATGTCGCCAAGCAGCTTGATATTGACCATTATTCATTACAAAAGCCAAAGGAGCGCATTGTAGAATATTTCGCAGTAAAAGAGCTAATAGCGCAACGCACACACAACACACAAGGACTATCTCAATCAAAACGAGGCAGAAAGCCTAAGGGTGAAAATACAGATAAATATGAAAAAGGCACTATTTTATGTTTCTATGGACCACCGGGCGTGGGTAAAACAAGCCTTGCAAACTCTATTGCAAAAGCCATTAAGCGTGAGCTTGTGCGTATTGCACTTGGAGGATTAGAAGATGTTAATGAATTGCGAGGGCATCGCCGCACTTATATTGGAGCAATGCCCGGACGCATTACACAAGGGCTTATTGAAGCAAAAGAAATGAATCCAGTCATTGTGCTTGATGAGATTGATAAAGTCGGCAGGAGTTATAGAGGCGACCCTACAAGCGTGCTGCTTGAGATTTTAGACCCAGAGCAAAATCACGCTTTTAGAGATTATTATACAAATTTTGACATTGATCTCTCACAAGTTATTTTTATTGCCACCGCAAATGATATTTCTACTATCCCTGCACCACTGCGCGATAGAATGGAGTTTATCTCTGTATCTTCTTATACGCCGCAGGAAAAATTTGAAATTGCCAAAAAATATTTGATTCCCCAAGAATTAGAAAAACACGGCTTAAAGCCACAAGAACTTAAAATCTCTACGCCCACACTTAAACTTATTATTGAAAAATACACACGCGAAGCAGGTGTGCGCAATCTACGACATAATATCGCACAAATTATGCGTAAAGTGGCAACTCTTATCTTAAAAGGTGAAAAGTCTATCACGCTCACACCGCAGAATATAGAGCAATTCCTTGATAAGATTGTATTTGAAATTTCTCCCACAGACAAAAAAAATATAGTTGGTATTGTCAATGGATTAGCTTGGACAAGTGTGGGTGGTGATGTGCTTAAAATTGAAGCAGTGAAAATCAAAGGTAAAGGCACACTTACGCTCACAGGAAGCTTAGGCGATGTAATGAAAGAATCTGCACATATCGCACACTCTGTGATAAAAGTCCTGCTTGATAAAAAAATATTAAAGCATAATGCAAAAACATCTATTTATCAGCACTATGACATTCATCTTCACGTCCCAGAAGGCGCAACACCTAAAGATGGTCCAAGTGCAGGTATTGCTATGGCGTGTGTTATTGCCTCAATCCTTACAGATTCTAAAATTGATACAAGTGTAGCAATGACAGGTGAGCTTACATTAAGGGGCAATGTTCTGCCTATTGGTGGTTTGCGTGAAAAACTCATCGCCGCACATAAAGCTGGCATTAAAACCGCGCTTATTCCACAAAAAAATTATGAGCGTGATTTAAAAGATATTCCCCAAGAAGTGCTCAAAAAACTTAAAATCATCGGAGTAAGCGATATTAAAGAAGTGCTTGATATAGCTCTTGTAAAATAA
- the tgt gene encoding tRNA guanosine(34) transglycosylase Tgt, whose translation MQVTLQAQDGRARALSLKLAHSEVQTPVFMPVGTQGCVKALDSRDMSELLNAQIILVNTYHMYLRIGIERLKNFGGIARFAHFDRSYLSDSGGFQAFSLNQNAKVTDEGIMFKSHIDGSKHFFSPEYVLDIQYALNSDIMMVLDDLVGLPASKERIVDSIARTSAWAQKSLLYHQSQKAQGLGLNNNLFAIIQGGVNKHFRALCAKQLVDMGDFDGFAIGGLAVGEPSEQMYETISFTTPLMPVDKPRYLMGVGTPENIIESIALGVDMFDCVMPTRNARNATLFTHFGKINIKAAIFSNDQSPIDELCNCYTCQHFTRAYLCHLFRSQEMTYHRLASLHNLHYYLNLMREAREAILQGTFSAYRSSFYALREMEIPNNEY comes from the coding sequence ATGCAGGTTACACTTCAGGCACAAGATGGTAGAGCAAGAGCACTTAGTCTCAAACTTGCTCATAGTGAAGTGCAAACTCCTGTTTTTATGCCTGTTGGCACACAAGGTTGTGTGAAAGCACTTGATAGTAGGGATATGTCAGAACTTTTAAACGCACAGATTATTCTTGTCAATACTTATCATATGTATTTACGCATAGGCATTGAGCGGCTTAAGAATTTTGGTGGCATTGCTCGTTTTGCTCATTTTGATAGAAGTTATTTAAGCGATAGCGGCGGATTCCAAGCCTTTAGTCTGAATCAAAATGCTAAAGTTACAGATGAGGGCATAATGTTTAAATCTCATATTGATGGTTCTAAGCATTTTTTCTCGCCAGAATATGTGCTTGATATACAATATGCGCTCAATAGTGATATTATGATGGTGCTTGATGATTTGGTAGGCTTGCCTGCAAGTAAGGAGCGCATTGTAGATTCTATTGCGCGGACAAGTGCGTGGGCGCAAAAAAGTCTTCTCTATCATCAATCTCAAAAAGCGCAGGGTTTGGGCTTAAATAATAATCTTTTTGCTATTATTCAAGGTGGGGTAAATAAGCATTTTCGCGCACTTTGTGCTAAGCAGCTTGTGGATATGGGAGATTTTGATGGATTTGCTATTGGGGGTTTAGCAGTGGGTGAGCCAAGTGAGCAAATGTATGAGACAATCAGCTTTACTACGCCACTTATGCCTGTGGATAAACCACGTTATCTTATGGGGGTAGGCACACCAGAAAATATTATAGAATCTATCGCACTTGGCGTGGATATGTTTGATTGTGTGATGCCTACGAGAAATGCGCGTAATGCTACGCTTTTTACACATTTTGGCAAAATAAATATTAAAGCGGCAATTTTTAGCAATGACCAATCGCCCATTGATGAATTGTGTAATTGTTACACTTGCCAACATTTTACGCGTGCATATTTATGCCATCTTTTTCGCTCTCAAGAGATGACTTATCATCGTCTTGCTTCATTGCATAATTTACATTATTATTTAAATCTTATGCGTGAGGCAAGAGAGGCAATTTTACAAGGCACATTTAGTGCTTATCGTTCATCATTTTATGCCTTGCGAGAAATGGAGATACCCAATAATGAATATTAA
- the rbfA gene encoding 30S ribosome-binding factor RbfA, with translation MNIKQQRLESLLQEILSEALSQLNDVQINTLSITGVKCSKGKQSAEVYIEGTDIPAQEREAILARLHKAQGILKEYVLTSTQWFRSPNFSFKFDDSLRYANTLDTIFEQIAKNRHH, from the coding sequence ATGAATATTAAACAACAACGTTTAGAATCTCTGCTACAAGAAATTTTAAGTGAAGCTCTTTCACAATTAAATGATGTGCAGATTAATACTTTGAGTATCACAGGCGTGAAATGCTCTAAGGGTAAGCAAAGTGCGGAAGTATATATTGAGGGCACAGATATTCCTGCACAGGAGCGTGAAGCTATTTTAGCCCGATTGCATAAGGCACAGGGGATTTTAAAAGAGTATGTTTTAACTTCTACGCAGTGGTTTCGCTCACCAAATTTTAGTTTTAAATTTGATGATAGCCTCCGTTATGCTAATACATTAGATACTATATTTGAGCAAATTGCCAAAAATAGACATCATTAG
- the ribD gene encoding bifunctional diaminohydroxyphosphoribosylaminopyrimidine deaminase/5-amino-6-(5-phosphoribosylamino)uracil reductase RibD, with product MNSSDELFLHYCCTLAWESQTLALPNPSVGALVVDKYGQILSQAVHQIAGSPHAEVLAIQAAYRTLSGDDEITQFHKSEDIHTYLLAHHNGLFKECTLYVSLEPCNHYGKTPPCSQLLSSLGFSRVCIATNDTHTLAAGGASYLSQAGINVCYIQSPALQHLTTSLLMPFEILRKKGRFALFKLAMRLDGSYTQGRISSDISRQFTHNQRSVCDWICISGNTLRNDNPQLNARYATLPYDNTHLPQVGIISRTLRHFDEIKSLDIALSKNRVHFINDIAHFASLQGFIVVEGGWDLLCSLRESIDMILIHQAFTCDKGECLAHTLKANFKLLHTMRLGEDMALWLH from the coding sequence TTGAATTCTAGTGATGAATTATTTTTGCATTATTGTTGCACCCTAGCGTGGGAAAGTCAGACTCTTGCTTTGCCTAATCCAAGTGTAGGCGCACTTGTGGTGGATAAGTATGGACAGATTCTCTCTCAAGCAGTGCATCAAATAGCAGGAAGCCCCCACGCGGAAGTTCTTGCAATCCAAGCAGCTTATCGCACTCTAAGTGGCGATGATGAGATTACTCAATTTCATAAAAGTGAGGATATTCATACTTATCTTTTGGCGCATCATAATGGGCTTTTTAAAGAATGCACTTTATATGTGAGTTTAGAACCTTGCAATCATTATGGTAAAACCCCACCTTGCTCACAGCTTTTGTCTTCTCTTGGTTTTTCTAGAGTATGTATTGCCACAAACGATACCCATACTCTTGCAGCAGGAGGGGCGAGCTATTTATCGCAAGCTGGGATTAATGTATGTTATATACAATCCCCTGCATTGCAGCATTTAACGACTAGTCTTCTTATGCCTTTTGAGATTCTAAGGAAAAAAGGACGATTTGCACTTTTTAAACTTGCAATGCGACTTGATGGGAGCTATACGCAAGGACGCATTTCTTCAGATATATCAAGGCAATTTACGCATAATCAACGCAGTGTATGTGATTGGATTTGCATTTCTGGCAATACTTTGCGAAATGATAATCCACAGCTTAATGCGCGTTATGCTACTTTGCCTTATGATAACACACATTTGCCACAAGTTGGGATTATTTCGCGCACTTTGCGTCATTTTGATGAGATAAAATCTTTAGATATTGCATTATCAAAAAATAGAGTGCATTTTATTAATGATATAGCTCATTTTGCATCTTTACAAGGATTCATTGTTGTAGAGGGAGGTTGGGATTTGCTTTGCTCACTTAGAGAATCTATTGATATGATTCTTATTCATCAAGCCTTTACTTGCGATAAGGGTGAATGTCTTGCTCATACACTTAAGGCAAACTTCAAGCTTTTACATACAATGAGGCTTGGAGAGGATATGGCATTATGGCTACACTAA
- the rimP gene encoding ribosome maturation factor RimP has translation MLSQHTQVRIEQLAATLGLYIYDIDFLKEDNRPILRVSITRKAPMQKQDYRNSEAVSLQDCQNVSELISPLLDVEDEYLKEYNLEVSSPGLERVLKKPQHYAYSLGERVSIKLMDKSVIEGILYDVDEAGISIDTGKEILSFHFVDIKKIKVIFEF, from the coding sequence ATGCTTTCGCAGCACACACAAGTGAGGATTGAACAACTTGCAGCAACATTGGGACTTTATATATATGATATTGATTTTCTTAAAGAAGATAATCGTCCCATTTTGCGTGTGAGCATTACGCGCAAAGCGCCTATGCAAAAGCAAGATTACAGAAATAGCGAGGCGGTAAGCTTACAGGATTGTCAGAATGTAAGTGAATTAATCTCTCCTTTATTAGATGTAGAAGATGAATATCTTAAAGAATACAACCTTGAGGTGAGTTCTCCCGGATTAGAGAGAGTGCTTAAAAAACCTCAACATTATGCTTATTCGCTGGGCGAGAGAGTGAGTATAAAACTTATGGATAAAAGCGTAATTGAGGGCATTTTATATGATGTAGATGAGGCAGGTATAAGCATTGATACGGGCAAAGAAATACTTTCATTTCATTTTGTAGATATTAAAAAAATAAAGGTTATTTTTGAATTCTAG
- a CDS encoding DNA-directed RNA polymerase subunit omega: MDTLRTEEIAAKALKRVHNDRYLLASLIFERVRELGEGAKPLVDMDVKIHKLPDIAMREIAEGKVELTSIEDKE; this comes from the coding sequence ATGGACACATTACGAACAGAGGAAATTGCAGCAAAGGCTCTTAAACGAGTGCATAATGATAGATATTTGCTTGCAAGTTTAATTTTTGAACGCGTGAGAGAACTTGGAGAGGGGGCAAAACCGCTTGTAGATATGGACGTTAAAATACATAAATTACCCGATATTGCTATGCGAGAAATTGCTGAAGGAAAAGTAGAACTCACTTCCATTGAGGATAAGGAATAG
- a CDS encoding tRNA1(Val) (adenine(37)-N6)-methyltransferase, with the protein MATLNIYQLENGYCYNTDSLILAHFAKPFLKKHISLLDVGAGSGVLGMLCSREILSMGGSITLHLVEKDTIMAALAQKNISIFNGVVHCVDFIDFVAPFTFDFIITNPPFYTKGAVQGKNQRKNMARHQCFLPLRPMLEQIKRALKPNGIMCMCYDARMCDEVFYEFRECGIHIDVVRFVHSLPDRESTLMLLKAKIQSKSSLRVLPPLFTHQSSLQSDNTLELKEIYQWAQTQSIKINEEQIHRV; encoded by the coding sequence ATGGCTACACTAAATATTTATCAGCTTGAAAATGGCTATTGTTATAATACAGATAGTCTTATACTAGCCCACTTTGCGAAACCTTTTCTTAAAAAGCATATAAGTCTCCTAGATGTAGGTGCAGGAAGTGGTGTGCTAGGAATGCTATGCAGTAGGGAGATACTCTCTATGGGTGGAAGTATAACACTTCATCTTGTAGAAAAAGATACGATTATGGCGGCTCTTGCACAAAAAAATATAAGTATTTTTAATGGAGTGGTGCATTGTGTAGATTTTATAGATTTTGTTGCGCCTTTTACATTTGATTTTATTATCACTAATCCACCTTTTTACACAAAAGGTGCAGTGCAAGGAAAGAATCAGCGCAAAAATATGGCTCGTCATCAATGTTTTTTGCCATTGCGCCCAATGCTTGAACAAATAAAACGCGCTCTCAAGCCTAATGGTATAATGTGTATGTGTTATGATGCAAGAATGTGTGATGAGGTATTTTATGAATTTAGAGAGTGTGGCATACACATTGATGTAGTGCGTTTTGTGCATTCTCTACCCGATAGAGAATCTACCCTTATGCTTTTAAAGGCTAAGATTCAATCCAAGTCTTCTTTAAGAGTGTTGCCTCCACTTTTTACACATCAAAGCTCACTTCAAAGTGATAATACACTTGAACTTAAAGAGATTTATCAATGGGCACAAACGCAAAGCATTAAAATAAATGAGGAGCAAATACATAGGGTATAA
- a CDS encoding pyrroline-5-carboxylate reductase, protein MKKTLIVVGYGNMAKAILTNNSFVGEYYHLIIAGRCAHKAYDFITQCALDACVYEARVESSSGKNVIDIEGKDILLCTKPAGLESFVFQGKANGIYSVLAGASIAMIQKHLSASFMVRLMPNIAANSKLSATAFYYHISDTKDSAQILYNEIRPFIESFGTAVQVDNEALIESSIATSGSCIAFLALIAESLIDAGILEGLNEQQSIALVKQTFVGFAAELAHKSPSELKYAISSPGGTTIRGLAVLEESGVRGTLIKAAHTATEHARKAIQKYSTQDNLVPKKC, encoded by the coding sequence ATGAAAAAAACCCTTATTGTTGTGGGCTATGGTAATATGGCTAAAGCTATTCTTACCAATAATAGTTTTGTTGGGGAATATTATCACCTTATTATTGCCGGTAGGTGTGCTCATAAAGCTTATGATTTTATTACGCAATGCGCTCTTGATGCTTGTGTGTATGAGGCTAGAGTAGAATCTTCATCGGGCAAAAATGTAATTGATATAGAAGGTAAAGATATTTTGTTATGCACTAAACCTGCTGGTTTGGAAAGTTTTGTTTTTCAAGGAAAAGCAAATGGTATATATAGCGTATTAGCAGGGGCAAGTATAGCGATGATACAAAAGCATCTTAGCGCGTCTTTTATGGTGCGACTTATGCCAAATATTGCTGCCAACAGCAAACTTTCAGCCACAGCATTTTATTACCATATATCAGACACCAAAGATTCTGCACAGATACTCTATAACGAAATACGTCCATTTATAGAATCTTTTGGCACAGCTGTGCAGGTAGATAATGAAGCACTTATAGAATCTAGTATTGCTACAAGCGGTAGCTGCATAGCTTTTTTAGCCCTTATAGCTGAATCTCTCATTGATGCGGGTATCTTGGAGGGATTGAATGAACAACAAAGCATAGCATTAGTAAAGCAAACTTTTGTAGGATTTGCTGCAGAGTTGGCTCATAAAAGCCCGAGTGAGCTTAAATATGCTATATCAAGTCCGGGTGGCACAACTATCAGAGGCTTAGCAGTGTTAGAGGAAAGTGGTGTGCGTGGAACATTAATAAAAGCAGCCCATACTGCCACAGAGCACGCACGTAAGGCTATACAAAAATATTCCACACAAGATAATTTAGTGCCTAAAAAGTGCTAA
- the pyrH gene encoding UMP kinase yields MEYKRVLVKFSGEALSGNSGFGIDVKILEYIAREIKSLVDNGIEVGIVIGGGNIIRGVSAAQGGIIRRTSGDYMGMLATVINAVAMQEALEHLGVDVRVQSALEIKEVCESYIYRRAIRHLEKGRVVVFGAGTGNPFFTTDSAATLRAVEISADVIIKATKVDGVYDKDPHKFSDSKMLESISYDEALRDHIKVMDDTAIALAKDNKLPILVCNMFREGNLLDLLKYNKGICSIVK; encoded by the coding sequence ATGGAGTATAAACGTGTTTTGGTAAAATTTTCAGGTGAGGCTTTATCGGGAAATAGTGGATTTGGCATTGATGTAAAGATATTAGAGTATATTGCACGCGAGATAAAAAGCCTTGTTGATAATGGCATTGAAGTGGGCATAGTTATTGGCGGTGGTAATATCATAAGAGGTGTGTCCGCCGCACAAGGAGGTATTATTCGCCGCACAAGTGGAGACTATATGGGTATGCTTGCCACAGTTATTAATGCGGTGGCTATGCAAGAGGCTTTGGAGCATTTGGGTGTAGATGTGAGAGTGCAGAGTGCATTAGAGATTAAAGAAGTCTGTGAGAGTTATATTTACCGCCGTGCAATTAGGCATTTAGAAAAGGGGCGAGTGGTAGTATTTGGCGCAGGTACTGGGAATCCTTTCTTTACTACCGATAGTGCAGCGACTTTACGCGCGGTAGAGATTAGCGCTGATGTCATCATTAAAGCGACAAAGGTTGATGGTGTCTATGATAAAGACCCTCATAAATTTTCTGATTCTAAAATGCTTGAAAGCATAAGCTATGATGAGGCACTAAGAGATCATATTAAGGTAATGGACGATACAGCTATTGCTCTTGCAAAAGATAATAAATTACCGATTTTAGTGTGCAATATGTTTAGAGAAGGCAATTTGCTTGATTTGCTTAAATACAACAAAGGCATTTGTTCAATAGTGAAATAG